One Misgurnus anguillicaudatus chromosome 20, ASM2758022v2, whole genome shotgun sequence DNA segment encodes these proteins:
- the col1a2 gene encoding collagen alpha-2(I) chain encodes MGLMGPRGPAGPPGSPGPQGFQGHAGEPGEPGQAGPVGARGPPGPPGKNGEDGNNGRPGKPGDRGTPGTQGARGFPGTPGLPGMKGHRGYTGLDGRKGEPGTAGPKGENGSPGSNGSPGLAGGRGLPGERGRVGPSGPAGARGADGNTGPAGPAGPLGSAGPPGFPGAPGPKGEVGAAGPSGPSGPQGQRGEPGPNGAVGPVGPTGNPGANGINGAKGAAGAPGIAGAPGFPGPRGGPGPQGPSGASGPRGLSGDPGPSGVKGDSGVKGEPGTAGPPGPPGPSGEEGKRGTSGEQGSTGPAGLRGPRGAAGTRGLPGLAGRSGPMGMPGARGATGTPGARGPPGDAGRAGEPGLTGARGLPGSPGSSGPPGKEGPAGANGQDGRTGPPGPTGPRGQPGNIGFPGPKGPSGEAGKPGDKGPAGPTGLRGQPGPDGNNGAAGPAGLAGGPGEKGEQGPAGAPGFQGLPGPAGPVGEPGKPGDRGAPGDQGASGPAGVKGERGTPGPPGATGSQGSIGPRGPSGSPGPDGNKGEPGAAGAAGGPGHQGAAGMPGERGAAGTPGPKGEKGDAGYRGPEGNVGRDGARGAPGPSGPPGPAGANGDKGESGSFGPPGPSGARGPPGERGESGPAGPPGFAGPPGADGQTGQRGEKGPAGGKGDTGPSGPAGPAGNSGPAGPVGPAGAPGARGETGPPGLTGFPGPAGRVGAPGPAGIGGPPGFSGPAGKDGPRGARGDVGPAGPPGENGMVGPPGLAGEKGPSGEAGPPGAPGAAGPQGQLGSQGFNGLPGARGDRGLPGGPGGVGEPGRVGPAGPPGSRGPAGNIGMPGMTGPQGEAGREGSPGNDGPPGRPGAAGVKGDRGEPGSPGLAGLAGAPGPVGPVGPAGRHGNRGETGPSGSTGAVGPAGARGAPGPAGPRGEKGVAGERGERGMKGLRGHPGLQGMPGPNGPAGDSGPAGIAGPAGPRGPAGPNGPPGKDGSNGMPGPIGPPGHRGPPGHVGPIGPPGSPGLPGPAGQAGGGYDTSGGYDEYRADQASQRAKDYEVDATIKSLNTQIENLLSPEGSKKNPARTCRDIRLSHPEWSSGYYWIDPNQGCTMDAIKVHCDFSTGQTCIYPHPESIPRKNWHRSSQEKKHIWFGETINGGTEFGYNDETLSPQSMATQLAFMRLLANQAVQNITYHCKNSIAYMDAENGNLKKSVLLQGSNDVELRAEGNSRFTFSVLEDGCSRHTGQWSKTVIEYRTNKPSRLPILDIAPLDIGGADQEFGLDIGPVCFK; translated from the exons GGACCTCAAGGATTCCAAGGACACGCTGGTGAGCCCGGAGAGCCAGGACAGGCT GGACCAGTTGGTGCTCGTGGCCCTCCTGGACCCCCTGGCAAAAATGGTGAAGAT GGTAACAATGGCAGACCTGGAAAACCCGGAGATAGAGGTACCCCTGGAACTCAG GGTGCACGTGGTTTCCCCGGAACTCCTGGGCTTCCCGGAATGAAAGGAC ACAGAGGTTACACTGGTCTTGATGGACGCAAAGGAGAGCCTGGTACCGCTGGTCCTAAG GGAGAGAATGGGTCTCCTGGATCAAATGGAAGCCCCGGACTGGCA GGTGGTCGTGGTCTTCCTGGTGAGAGAGGTCGTGTTGGTCCTTCTGGTCCAGCTGGTGCTCGCGGTGCTGATGGCAACACTGGTCCTGCTGGCCCTGCT GGTCCTTTGGGATCAGCTGGTCCTCCTGGTTTTCCTGGTGCCCCTGGACCTAAG GGAGAGGTTGGTGCTGCTGGTCCCAGTGGTCCATCTGGACCTCAGGGACAAAGAGGAGAGCCAGGTCCTAACGGTGCTGTCGGCCCTGTTGGACCCACT GGTAATCCTGGTGCTAATGGTATCAATGGTGCTAAAGGAGCAGCT GGTGCTCCAGGAATTGCTGGTGCCCCCGGTTTCCCCGGCCCTAGAGGAGGCCCTGGACCCCAGGGACCTTCTGGAGCATCTGGCCCAAGAGGTCTTTCT GGTGATCCCGGTCCTTCTGGAGTGAAGGGAGATAGTGGTGTTAAGGGTGAGCCT GGTACTGCTGGTCCTCCTGGTCCTCCTGGTCCTTCTGGCGAAGAGGGAAAGAGAGGCACATCTGGCGAGCAGGGATCAACTGGACCCGCGGGTTTGCGTGGACCAAGA GGAGCCGCTGGTACTCGTGGTCTACCTGGTCTGGCTGGTAGATCAGGACCAATG GGCATGCCTGGAGCACGTGGTGCCACTGGTACCCCTGGAGCTCGTGGACCTCCAGGAGATGCTGGTCGTGCTGGTGAGCCTGGTCTTACTGGAGCCAGA GGTCTCCCTGGAAGCCCCGGAAGTTCTGGACCCCCAGGAAAGGAAGGGCCTGCT GGTGCCAATGGTCAAGATGGCCGCACTGGCCCACCTGGCCCAACTGGTCCCAGAGGTCAGCCTGGTAACATTGGATTCCCCGGTCCCAAAGGACCTTCT GGTGAGGCTGGCAAGCCAGGTGACAAGGGACCTGCTGGTCCAACTGGACTGAGA GGTCAACCTGGTCCTGATGGTAACAACGGTGCTGCTGGTCCTGCCGGACTTGCT GGTGGCCCAGGAGAGAAGGGAGAACAGGGACCCGCTGGTGCTCCTGGTTTCCAG GGTCTTCCTGGCCCCGCTGGACCTGTTGGTGAGCCTGGCAAACCTGGAG acagaGGTGCCCCTGGAGATCAAGGTGCATCTGGACCTGCTGGTGTGAAG GGAGAGCGTGGTACCCCTGGACCCCCTGGTGCTACTGGTTCTCAGGGATCCATTGGTCCCCGTGGCCCATCTGGTTCTCCTGGCCCTGATGGAAACAAG GGAGAGCCTGGTGCTGCTGGAGCAGCTGGTGGCCCTGGACACCAGGGAGCTGCTGGTATGCCCGGTGAGCGTGGTGCTGCTGGCACCCCTGGACCTAAGGGTGAGAAG GGTGATGCTGGATACAGAGGACCTGAGGGCAATGTCGGAAGAGATGGTGCCCGT GGTGCTCCTGGACCCAGTGGACCCCCTGGACCCGCTGGTGCTAATGGTGACAAG GGTGAGAGTGGCTCCTTTGGTCCTCCTGGACCTTCTGGTGCTCGTGGTCCTCCT GGAGAGCGTGGTGAGTCTGGCCCAGCTGGACCTCCTGGATTCGCTGGACCCCCT GGTGCTGATGGCCAGACCGGACAGAGAGGTGAGAAAGGCCCTGCTGGTGGAAAGGGTGACACCGGACCTTCTGGCCCTGCTGGTCCCGCTGGCAATTCTGGCCCTGCC GGTCCTGTAGGCCCTGCTGGTGCACCTGGTGCTCGTGGTGAGACTGGTCCTCCT GGTCTTACTGGTTTCCCTGGTCCCGCTGGCAGAGTTGGAGCTCCTGGTCCTGCT GGTATCGGTGGACCCCCAGGTTTCTCTGGACCTGCTGGAAAGGATGGCCCTCGTGGAGCTCGTGGTGATGTTGGCCCTGCTGGTCCCCCTGGAGAGAATGGAATGGTTGGACCTCCTGGTCTTGCTGGAGAGAAGGGACCATCTGGAGAGGCCGGTCCACCT GGAGCACCTGGAGCTGCTGGGCCTCAGGGTCAGTTGGGATCTCAAGGATTCAATGGTCTTCCTGGAGCTAGAGGCGATCGTGGTCTTCCTGGTGGTCCTGGTGGTGTT GGTGAGCCTGGTAGAGTTGGCCCTGCTGGTCCCCCTGGTTCCCGTGGTCCCGCTGGTAACATTGGCATGCCCGGTATGACTGGACCTCAGGGTGAAGCTGGACGTGAG GGAAGCCCTGGTAATGATGGACCTCCTGGCCGTCCTGGTGCTGCTGGCGTGAAG GGTGATCGTGGTGAGCCTGGATCCCCTGGACTCGCTGGACTTGCTGGTGCTCCTGGACCCGTTGGACCAGTCGGCCCTGCTGGCAGACATGGAAACCGTGGTGAAACC GGACCCTCTGGTTCTACTGGCGCCGTTGGACCTGCTGGAGCAAGAGGTGCACCT GGACCTGCTGGACCTCGTGGTGAGAAGGGTGTTGCAGGAGAGAGAGGAGAAAGGGGCATGAAAGGACTGCGTGGACACCCTGGTCTACAGGGAATGCCCGGACCCAAC GGTCCCGCTGGTGACAGTGGCCCTGCTGGTATTGCTGGTCCTGCTGGTCCAAGA GGCCCAGCTGGTCCCAATGGCCCCCCTGGTAAGGATGGTTCAAATGGCATGCCTGGTCCTATTGGACCTCCTGGACACCGTGGTCCTCCTGGACATGTTGGACCTATT GGTCCTCCCGGATCTCCTGGTCTTCCCGGACCCGCTGGCCAAGCTGGTGGCGGATATGACACCTCCGGTGGCTATGATGAGTACAGAGCTGACCAGGCCTCTCAAAGGGCCAAGGACTACGAGGTGGATGCCACCATCAAGTCTTTGAACACACAGATTGAGAATCTGCTTTCCCCTGAGGGATCCAAGAAGAACCCTGCCCGTACCTGCCGTGACATCAGACTCAGCCACCCAGAATGGAGCAGCG GCTACTACTGGATCGACCCCAACCAGGGTTGCACCATGGATGCCATCAAGGTCCACTGCGACTTCAGCACTGGTCAGACCTGCATCTACCCCCACCCAGAGAGCATCCCACGCAAGAACTGGCACAGAAGCTCCCAGGAGAAGAAACACATTTGGTTTGGCGAGACCATCAATGGTGGTACAGAG TTTGGCTACAACGATGAAACCCTCAGCCCACAGTCCATGGCTACTCAGCTGGCCTTCATGCGTCTCCTGGCCAACCAGGCAGTCCAGAACATCACCTATCACTGCAAGAACAGCATCGCCTACATGGATGCTGAGAATGGAAACCTGAAGAAGTCTGTGTTGCTGCAGGGCTCCAACGATGTGGAGCTCAGAGCGGAGGGCAACAGCCGATTCACTTTCAGCGTCCTAGAGGATGG CTGCAGTAGACACACTGGCCAGTGGAGCAAGACAGTCATTGAATACAGAACAAATAAACCATCTCGTCTTCCCATCCTCGACATTGCACCTTTGGACATTGGTGGCGCAGATCAAGAGTTTGGTTTGGACATTGGCCCAGTCTGTTTCAAATAA